The proteins below are encoded in one region of Clostridium pasteurianum DSM 525 = ATCC 6013:
- the ftsH gene encoding ATP-dependent zinc metalloprotease FtsH, producing the protein MFNNFKDKKFKYAAYYSIGAIILVLILNYLMVSIKTEQITYNKFLDLLAQKKVSEVQVTPTRITIIPTENSGINKKILYTGRIDDPDLKQELRDSGAQITAPSGTDDPIKNFIINWVIPVIIFLAVGRFLFGRLDKKLGSGVMSFGKNNAKLYAESETGVTFEDVAGQEEAKESLIEIVDFLHYPEKYSEIGAKLPKGALLVGPPGTGKTLLAKAVAGEAKVPFFSMSGSNFVEMFVGMGAARVRDLFQQAQEKAPCIVFIDEVDAIGKSRDNAIGGGNDEREQTLNQLLAEMDGFDSSKGVVILAATNRPEVLDKALLRPGRFDRRVIVDRPDLKGRESILKVHSKDVKISKEVDMEAIAKATPGAVGADLANIVNEAALLAVKNRRKEIAQNDLEEAVEVIIAGKEKKDRILSDKEKKQVAFHEVGHALAAALLKHTDPVHKITIVPRTMGALGYTMQLPEEEKYLVTKEEMMDEITVMLAGRSAEEVEFNSISTGAANDIERATKMARNMITIYGMTEKFDMMALESVENRYLDGRPVQNCSAETSTLIDTETLSIIKEAHNKARNLLKENIELLRNISGILLEKETLMGDEFMKLVKESASWKEQNI; encoded by the coding sequence ATGTTTAATAACTTTAAAGATAAAAAATTTAAATATGCGGCCTATTATTCTATAGGAGCTATTATCTTAGTACTTATATTAAATTATTTAATGGTAAGTATAAAAACAGAACAGATAACCTATAACAAGTTTTTGGATCTACTAGCACAAAAAAAAGTATCTGAAGTTCAGGTTACTCCTACTAGAATAACTATAATTCCTACTGAAAATAGTGGAATAAATAAAAAGATACTCTATACAGGAAGAATTGATGATCCTGATTTAAAACAAGAACTTAGAGATTCCGGTGCACAGATAACAGCACCTTCTGGTACGGATGATCCCATAAAAAATTTTATTATTAATTGGGTTATTCCAGTAATAATATTTTTAGCAGTAGGCAGGTTTTTATTTGGAAGATTGGATAAAAAACTTGGCAGCGGGGTTATGTCTTTTGGTAAGAATAATGCTAAGCTCTATGCAGAAAGTGAAACAGGAGTAACTTTTGAGGATGTAGCTGGGCAAGAAGAAGCTAAAGAGTCTTTAATTGAAATAGTTGACTTTCTTCATTATCCGGAAAAATATTCTGAAATAGGAGCAAAGCTTCCAAAGGGAGCATTGCTTGTTGGACCGCCGGGAACTGGTAAAACACTTTTGGCAAAGGCTGTAGCAGGAGAAGCTAAAGTGCCATTTTTCTCCATGTCCGGTTCAAATTTTGTTGAAATGTTTGTAGGTATGGGAGCAGCAAGAGTAAGAGATTTATTTCAACAGGCTCAGGAAAAGGCACCCTGCATAGTTTTTATAGATGAAGTTGATGCCATAGGTAAAAGCAGGGATAATGCCATAGGTGGAGGAAATGACGAGAGAGAACAGACTTTGAATCAGCTTTTGGCTGAAATGGATGGATTTGACTCTTCAAAGGGTGTGGTTATTTTAGCTGCTACTAATAGACCAGAGGTTTTGGATAAGGCTCTTTTAAGGCCAGGAAGATTTGACAGACGAGTAATTGTAGATAGACCTGATTTAAAGGGAAGGGAATCTATATTGAAAGTACATTCTAAAGATGTAAAAATTTCTAAAGAAGTTGACATGGAAGCAATAGCAAAGGCAACTCCAGGAGCAGTGGGAGCAGATCTTGCCAATATAGTTAATGAAGCTGCACTTTTAGCTGTTAAAAATAGAAGAAAAGAAATAGCACAAAATGATTTAGAAGAGGCAGTTGAGGTTATAATAGCAGGTAAGGAGAAAAAGGATAGAATTCTATCTGACAAGGAAAAGAAACAAGTTGCCTTTCATGAAGTAGGTCATGCTTTGGCAGCGGCGTTGTTAAAGCATACTGATCCAGTACACAAAATTACTATTGTTCCAAGAACTATGGGAGCTTTAGGATATACCATGCAGCTGCCAGAGGAAGAGAAATACTTAGTGACTAAAGAAGAAATGATGGATGAAATAACTGTCATGCTGGCAGGAAGATCGGCAGAAGAAGTTGAGTTTAATTCTATATCTACTGGGGCTGCAAATGACATTGAAAGAGCAACTAAAATGGCTAGAAACATGATAACCATATATGGAATGACGGAAAAGTTTGATATGATGGCCCTAGAATCAGTGGAAAACAGATATTTAGACGGAAGACCAGTGCAAAATTGTAGTGCTGAAACATCTACATTGATTGATACAGAAACTTTAAGCATTATAAAAGAAGCACATAATAAGGCTAGAAATTTATTAAAAGAAAATATAGAACTTCTTAGAAATATATCTGGCATACTTCTTGAAAAAGAAACACTTATGGGTGATGAATTTATGAAACTTGTAAAGGAGAGTGCGAGTTGGAAGGAACAGAATATTTAA